DNA from Nomascus leucogenys isolate Asia chromosome 24, Asia_NLE_v1, whole genome shotgun sequence:
CCCTTCTATCCTTAATATGCTGATTGTTTTGATCATGAAAGAGTGagcccattttttttaaagtgaaagtttGGCTCAAAGTAATGAAGTGCTGACCTGAAAGAACAATGTGCCCGTAGACAGTCTTTGAaatctctgtgcctccatttttttgaggcggagtctcattctgtcacccaggttgaagtgcaatggcgcaatctcacctcactgcaacctcctcctcctgggttcaagcgagtctcctgcctcagcctcctgagtagttgggattacaagcacccagcACCcctcccggctaattttcttatatttttagtactgagacagagtttccccatgttggccaggttggtctcgaactcctgaccacaggtgatccacccgcctcagcctcccaaagtgctaggattacaggcgtgagccaccgcacctggccctgttcCTCCATTCTTTGTGCATTACTTGCTGTGATCACGCTCATCTAGGTGGTGGACATAATGCGAGTTAACGTGGACAAGGTTCTGGAAAGAGACCAGAAGCTCTCTGAGTTAGATGACCGTGCAGACGCACTGCAGGCAGGCGCTTCTCAATTTGAAACAAGCGCAGCCAAGTTGAAGAGGAAATATTGGTGGAAGAATTGTAAGGTAATTATCTTTTAACTCACCTTTATATTTAAGCCCCCTTCTCCATTCTCAGAGAATTAACAGGCTACAGATAATGGACTTTCATGACTCTGGGAGGTGGGTTTGACTTCCTCCACATGGAAATGTGGGTCCACTGTGAATCCGAAACATTGACTGCGTACCCTTTCCTAGCCCCACACTAGGAATCCTCTACGTGCTGTGGCTGATCTTCAGAAGATGCAGGTAGAACAGGAATATCCAAAATCACTCACAGTCATCAGCCCCTCCCAACCCTC
Protein-coding regions in this window:
- the VAMP3 gene encoding vesicle-associated membrane protein 3 produces the protein MSTGPTAATGSNRRLQQTQNQVDEVVDIMRVNVDKVLERDQKLSELDDRADALQAGASQFETSAAKLKRKYWWKNCKMWAIGITVLVIIIIIIIVWVVSS